TGCTTCTCCTCAATTTCCGTAATTATGTCACCGGGCATTAGTCCGGCTTTGGCAGCTGGACTATTCGGACTTACCGTTCTTACTTCCACGCCTTGATTTACTTTTCTCCCATCTGATACCAGTTCATTGTCATCTCTTTCTTCCATAACAATACCGATGAAAGGATGCGGAATGGGTTGCTGGCGCATAAGTGTATTCGCCACTTCGGCAACAATGTCCGACGGAATGGCAAAACCAATATTTTGCGCATCACCGCGAATGAAAGTGTTAAGTCCTACAACTTCACCTTTTAAATTTACCAACGGACCTCCGGAATTACCCGGATTGATAGCAGCATCCGTCTGAATGAAACGCACGGCCCCTGAGCGCGCACCAAAACTATCCAGCCCTTTTGCTTCACGTCCAAGAGCACTGACGATACCTAAAGTGACGGTGTGGTCCAAACCAAGCGGGCTTCCTATTGCTAATACCCAATCACCAGGTCTTACTGTTTTAGCAGTACCAAAGCGAATTGTCGGCAGGTTAGTCGCTTCAATTTTCAAAACCGCCAGATCGGAAAACGGATCAGAACCAAGCACGCGAGCAAGAAAAGTTCTACCGTCATGAAGCGTCACCTTTATCCTGTCGGAGCGCTCAATTACGTGATTGCTCGTCATAATAATGCCGTCGGGCTTTAGTATCACTCCCGAGCCTGTCGTACGAGCAGGACTCTGCGCCGGTGGTTCCACACCATAGTATCGATAAAATTTATCGGATTGCTTCAGCGGTTGTCTACCGTACTGACCATATGGCGACACATCAATATTCACAACAGACGGTGCTACGTTTTCTGCCAAATCAGCCAGCGTATCGGGACCAAGCGCTGTCAGACCACCCCAGCGACTTTGCACCTTAACTGTAATATCAGCAGGTTTTTCATCATTGGAAAAAGCTGCTTTCGGCAAGGCGAGAAGCAACGAAAGCAGGACAAAATACTGAAAATACTTGCTCTTGTACATGTCGCCTTAACCTGACAACTGGGTCAGAACGCTTTTAGTCGTCTATCCACACAATACAATAATTCCCCTCGAGAGGTAAAATATAGCCTCCGGTAAAGTTTTTCCGAGTAAAACCAAATGATGAAATGTCTTATCTGTATCTTTGCCGTCCTGGCATTGTCTTCATGCGCAGCTCAGGACCAGGTCAGCTTCAATTCAGGGGGAGTTAAACAGACCATCACTGAAGGACATAAGGCATTAAACGGCAGCTTTCCGCTGCCCGTTTATCCAGGCGCCAAACCTGCAGGTTCTGTTGCCGGAGAAACAGAGGGGGCAGACAGTTCAGAATTTGTCATGGTTCTAACCAATGATGATGTCGATAAGGTCAGCCTCT
The Candidatus Obscuribacterales bacterium DNA segment above includes these coding regions:
- a CDS encoding trypsin-like peptidase domain-containing protein → MYKSKYFQYFVLLSLLLALPKAAFSNDEKPADITVKVQSRWGGLTALGPDTLADLAENVAPSVVNIDVSPYGQYGRQPLKQSDKFYRYYGVEPPAQSPARTTGSGVILKPDGIIMTSNHVIERSDRIKVTLHDGRTFLARVLGSDPFSDLAVLKIEATNLPTIRFGTAKTVRPGDWVLAIGSPLGLDHTVTLGIVSALGREAKGLDSFGARSGAVRFIQTDAAINPGNSGGPLVNLKGEVVGLNTFIRGDAQNIGFAIPSDIVAEVANTLMRQQPIPHPFIGIVMEERDDNELVSDGRKVNQGVEVRTVSPNSPAAKAGLMPGDIITEIEEKQVARPGEVSEIVRKADIGDYLSLIIKRQGQLRTITVKVEQLPSGSEYQ